A stretch of Canis lupus baileyi chromosome 7, mCanLup2.hap1, whole genome shotgun sequence DNA encodes these proteins:
- the PEX39 gene encoding peroxisomal biogenesis factor 39: MVVAPTAPEAFRAAAGEAAQRRMEPSGRRSGLGCGPAPAESASASVSLAQLVQLVQQGRELPGLEMRHIAATHGEPTASQLPRRPKPWEAAGSAEAAASPP; the protein is encoded by the coding sequence ATGGTGGTTGCACCCACCGCCCCGGAAGCGTTTCGCGCTGCTGCGGGTGAGGCGGCGCAGCGGCGCATGGAGCCGTCGGGCCGTCGGAGCGGCCTGGGCTGCGGCCCGGCGCCCGCGGAGTCGGCCTCGGCATCCGTGAGCCTGGCGCAGCTCGTGCAGCTGGTCCAGCAGGGCCGGGAGCTCCCTGGCCTGGAGATGCGCCACATCGCGGCGACCCACGGCGAGCCCACGGCGTCGCAGCTCCCGCGGAGGCCCAAGCCCTGGGAGGCCGCGGGGTCGGCCGAGGCCGCCGCATCGCCGCCCtag
- the RPL7L1 gene encoding ribosomal protein uL30-like isoform X2: MSSSRCSGNMAEQEQRKKIPLVPENLLKKRKAYQALKATQAKQALLDKKENKGKKLKFKRLEWFLHDSWRQQRDRVRLRRLEVKPHGLEVPDKHSLAFIVRIQRINGVSSLVQRTIARLRLKKIFSGVFFRVTPQTMKTLRIVEPYVTWGFPNLKSVRELILKRGQAKVKNKTIPLTDNTVIEEHLGKYGVICLEDLIHEIAFPGKNFQAISAFLRPFHLSMARHATKNRVGFLKEVGLPGYRGERINQLIRQLN, from the exons ATGAGCAGTAGCCGCTGCTCGGGAAACATGGCGGAGCAAGA gcaaagaaaaaagatccCTTTGGTTCCAGAAAATCTCCTGAAAAAGAGGAAGGCTTATCAGGCCCTTAAAGCCACTCAAGCAAAGCAGGCGCTTTTGGACAAGAAGGAG aataaaggaaaaaagctcAAGTTTAAGCGACTGGAGTGGTTCCTTCATGATTCCTGGCGGCAGCAGCGTGACAGGGTGCGCCTCAGACGCCTGGAAGTGAAACCTCATGGCTTAGAAGTGCCAGATAAACATTCCTTGGCCTTCATTGTACGCATCCAAAG GATTAATGGGGTGAGTTCACTGGTACAGAGGACCATTGCAAGGCTGCGCCTGAAGAAGATCTTCAGTGGTGTCTTTTTCAGAGTAACCCCCCAGACCATGAAGACACTGCGGATAGTGGAACCTTATGTGACCTGGGG ATTTCCAAATCTGAAGTCTGTCCGGGAACTCATCTTGAAACGTGGACAAGCCAAGGTCAAGAATAAAACCATCCCTTTGACGGACAACACAGTGATTGAGGAGCATCTGG GGAAGTATGGTGTTATTTGCTTGGAAGACCTCATTCATGAAATTGCCTTTCCGGGAAAGAATTTCCAGGCCATCTCTGCGTTCTTACGTCCTTTCCACCTCTCAATGGCCCGACATGCTACCAAGAACAGAGTGGGCTTCCTCAAGGAGGTGGGCTTACCTGGCTATCGAGGTGAACGCATCAATCAGCTCATTCGGCAGCTGAATTAA
- the RPL7L1 gene encoding ribosomal protein uL30-like isoform X1 translates to MSSSRCSGNMAEQEQRKKIPLVPENLLKKRKAYQALKATQAKQALLDKKEQNKGKKLKFKRLEWFLHDSWRQQRDRVRLRRLEVKPHGLEVPDKHSLAFIVRIQRINGVSSLVQRTIARLRLKKIFSGVFFRVTPQTMKTLRIVEPYVTWGFPNLKSVRELILKRGQAKVKNKTIPLTDNTVIEEHLGKYGVICLEDLIHEIAFPGKNFQAISAFLRPFHLSMARHATKNRVGFLKEVGLPGYRGERINQLIRQLN, encoded by the exons ATGAGCAGTAGCCGCTGCTCGGGAAACATGGCGGAGCAAGA gcaaagaaaaaagatccCTTTGGTTCCAGAAAATCTCCTGAAAAAGAGGAAGGCTTATCAGGCCCTTAAAGCCACTCAAGCAAAGCAGGCGCTTTTGGACAAGAAGGAG cagaataaaggaaaaaagctcAAGTTTAAGCGACTGGAGTGGTTCCTTCATGATTCCTGGCGGCAGCAGCGTGACAGGGTGCGCCTCAGACGCCTGGAAGTGAAACCTCATGGCTTAGAAGTGCCAGATAAACATTCCTTGGCCTTCATTGTACGCATCCAAAG GATTAATGGGGTGAGTTCACTGGTACAGAGGACCATTGCAAGGCTGCGCCTGAAGAAGATCTTCAGTGGTGTCTTTTTCAGAGTAACCCCCCAGACCATGAAGACACTGCGGATAGTGGAACCTTATGTGACCTGGGG ATTTCCAAATCTGAAGTCTGTCCGGGAACTCATCTTGAAACGTGGACAAGCCAAGGTCAAGAATAAAACCATCCCTTTGACGGACAACACAGTGATTGAGGAGCATCTGG GGAAGTATGGTGTTATTTGCTTGGAAGACCTCATTCATGAAATTGCCTTTCCGGGAAAGAATTTCCAGGCCATCTCTGCGTTCTTACGTCCTTTCCACCTCTCAATGGCCCGACATGCTACCAAGAACAGAGTGGGCTTCCTCAAGGAGGTGGGCTTACCTGGCTATCGAGGTGAACGCATCAATCAGCTCATTCGGCAGCTGAATTAA
- the PTCRA gene encoding pre T-cell antigen receptor alpha, protein MARTWLLLLLPALGCPALPTDLISFPSSPAVTTLLRLAQQGVGGTPFPSLAPPITLLVDGKQQTLVVCLVLDVAPPGLESPIWFSAGNGSSLDAFTYGPSPEADGTWTSLAQLSLPSEELAAWENLVCHTGPEAGDQSQSTQPLQLSGGASSARTCLWERVTGTRGQALRLGALRLLLFKLLLLDVLLTCSRLRGLPSAGGTPRSPRPSGPAGAPPSPAASARRRALSPRRLHWPQLGARPEPRSPGWEEGRLSTHRAWAWCS, encoded by the exons ATGGCCAGGACttggctgctgctgcttctcccggCCCTCGGGTGTCCAGCCCTGCCCACGG AtcttatttccttcccttcctccccagcgGTAACCACCCTCCTGAGGCTGGCACAACAAG GTGTGGGCGGCacacccttcccctctctggcccCACCAATCACGCTGCTGGTGGATGGGAAGCAACAGACGCTGGTGGTCTGTTTGGTCCTCGATGTTGCACCCCCTGGTCTTGAGAGCCCCATCTGGTTCTCAGCTGGCAATGGCAGCTCACTGGACGCCTTCACCTACGGCCCTTCCCCAGAGGCTGACGGCACCTGGACTAGCTTGGCTCAGCTCTCTCTGCCCTCCGAGGAGCTGGCAGCCTGGGAAAACTTGGTCTGCCACACTGGGCCTGAGGCTGGCGACCAGAGCCAGAGCACACAGCCCCTGCAGCTGTCAG GAGGGGCTTCCTCAGCCAGGACTTGCCTCTGGGAGCGTGTCACAG GGACTCGGGGCCAGGCGCTGCGGCTTGGGGCGCTGCGCCTGCTGCTCTTCAAGCTGCTACTGTTGGACGTGCTCCTGACCTGCAGCCGCCTCCGCGGCCTGCCCTCCGCGGGGGGGaccccgcgctccccgcgccccAGCGGGCCGGCAGGTGCACCGCCGTCTCCCGCAGCCTCCGCCCGCAGGCGCGCCCTCAGCCCCCGCCGCCTGCACTGGCCGCAGTTGGGGGCGCgcccggagccccggagcccaggctgggaggaggggaggctctCTACCCACCGAGCTTGGGCCTGGTGCTCGTGA